One region of Takifugu flavidus isolate HTHZ2018 chromosome 14, ASM371156v2, whole genome shotgun sequence genomic DNA includes:
- the rap1gap2b gene encoding rap1 GTPase-activating protein 2b isoform X4, translating into MPHDHCKQELLAISNVPIADCPPSPPRTAPPTMKSANFFDTMERMEQVPEAAEMRTVPQRQKDDYIPYPRIEEVLERGGPYPQVILPEFGGYWIEDPEAPPPTPPPTSTEIKEGEEKEGELRREDEQLLEDYGYQLEEISEAVRAYRKHFLGREHLNFSCTSSGLGNLLLSVRHEEEKEQESLHVIIRSRSKSVYHRLSLTELPDIPSVPELAKLLCEEAVGLRFSPVLYPKASQLIVNYDEHEVNNTFKFGVIYQRFGQVSEEELFSNNEETPGFQDFLQLLGDTVELQDFKGFRGGLDVSHGQTGSQSVYTLHRQQEIMFHVSTKLPFTEGDAQQLQRKRHIGNDIVAVVFQEEATPFVPDMIASNFLHAFILVQVEEPCSDSTSYKVSVTAREDVPLFGPPLPNPAVFRKGREFREFLLTKLINAELASYKSDRFARLEERTRAALLDSLHDDLQRRSQCMLGLTSEEEGRAENGHAHGGLLESIKRAMRGRSVSMETMSRGGANLPTSLSGGGLAHISAEFNVKSPVKRRSGLFPRLLSVDSQTDRHNPKSLLSEQRSFDSCHQTLEVKSEVPSNPSSPEVGQRDRIHTKKESGKISRSTSSSCSFSVPGDDTHLVTVTEESQSQLNVCRSPTELKNKNSPRSNLKFRFDKLSHSAAGH; encoded by the exons ATGCCACACGACCACTG TAAACAGGAGCTTCTCGCCATCTCCAATGTCCCCATTGCAGACtgccctccctcacccccccgcACTGCACCCCCCACCATGAAG TCGGCTAATTTCTTCGACACTATGGAAAGAATGGAG CAGGTGCCAGAAGCTGCTGAGATGAGGACAGTCCCTCAAAGACAGAAG GATGATTATATTCCTTATCCAAGGATTGAGGAG gtgctAGAGCGAGGCGGACCATATCCTCAGGTCATCCTACCTGAGTTTGGTGGGTACTGGATCGAGGATCCTGAggctcctccccccacacctcctcccacctccacagaaatcaaagagggggaggagaaagaaggagaaCTGAGAAGAGAAGATGAACAGCTACTAGAGGATTATGGCTATCAATTGGAGGAGATTAGCGAGGCTGTGCGAGCGTACAGAAAGCACTTCTTAGGCAGG gaACATTTAAACTTCTCTTGCACATCTAGTGGTCTGGGAAACCTGCTGTTGTCTGTGAGGcatgaagaggagaaggagcaggagtcTCTCCACGTCATCATTAG GTCTCGTTCGAAAAGTGTCTACCACAGATTGTCATTAACAGAGTTGCCTGACATTCCCAGTGTGCCAGAATTAGCTAAG TTGCTTTGTGAAGAAGCTGTGGGTCTGCGTTTCAGTCCTGTCCTCTACCCAAAG GCATCTCAGCTAATAGTGAACTACGATGAGCACGAGGTCAACAACACCTTCAAATTTGGGGTCATTTACCAAAGATTTGGTCAG GTGTCTGAAGAAGAGCTGTTCAGTAACAATGAAGAAACGCCTGGTTTCCAGGACTTCCTGCAGCTGTTGGGAGACAcggtggagctgcaggacttCAAGGG TTTTCGAGGAGGTCTGGATGTGTCACATGGTCAAACTGGTTCCCAGTCTGTCTACACCCTGCACAGACAGCAGGAGATCATGTTCCACGTGTCTACCAAGCTGCCCTTCACTGAGGGAGATGCACAGCAG ctgcagaggaaacggCACATAGGAAATGATATCGTAGCAGTTGTGTTCCAGGAAGAGGCCACACCTTTTGTCCCTGACATGATCGCTTCCAACTTCTTACATGCCTTCATCCTCGTGCAAGTGGAAGAGCCCTGTTCAGACAGCACCAGCTACAAG GTGTCGGTCACAGCACGGGAAGATGTGCCTCTGTTTGGACCACCTCTTCCAAATCCAGCTGTTTTTAGAAAG GGTCGGGAATTCAGAGAGTTTCTTCTGACTAAACTAATCAACGCAGAGCTCGCCTCTTACAAGAGTGACCGCTTCGCTCGGCTAGAG gaacgTACCCGAGCTGCCCTGCTGGACAGCCTCCATGACGACCTGCAGAGACGTtcccagtgcatgctgggattgacatcagaggaggaggggcgggcAGAGAATGGACATGCACATGGAGGTCTGCTGGAATCCATTAAG AGGGCCATGCGGGGGCGGAgcgtctccatggagaccatGTCACGGGGTGGAGCCAATCTGCCCACCAGTCTCAGTGGGGGGGGTCTGGCCCATATTAGTGCTGAG TTCAATGTCAAGTCCCCTGTAAAGAGACGTTCGGGGCTGTTTCCCCGTCTCCTGAGTGTTGACAgtcaaacagacagacacaaccccAAGAG ccTACTCAGTGAGCAGAGGAGTTTTGACTCCTGCCACCAGACCTTGGAGGTGAAGTCAGAGGTGCCGTCCAATCCCAGCTCTCCAGAGGTGGGACAACGGGacag GATCCACACGAAGAAGGAGAGCGGCAAAATTTCCAGATCGActtccagcagctgcagtttcAGTGTCCCTGGTGACGACACCCACCTG gtcaCGGTAACAGAAGAATCTCAAAGTCAGCTCAACGTCTGCCGCAGCCCCACAG AGCTGAAGAATAAAAACTCCCCCAGATCCAACCTGAAGTTTCGCTTTGACAAGTTGAGTCACTCTGCAGCG GGTCActaa
- the rap1gap2b gene encoding rap1 GTPase-activating protein 2b isoform X6 translates to MESEKEGREGGRERGREEREGDKRRERTDRGRERDRVEEGRERGEGGSDAVLGAKCSSVTESDATMPHDHCKQELLAISNVPIADCPPSPPRTAPPTMKSANFFDTMERMEQVPEAAEMRTVPQRQKDDYIPYPRIEEVLERGGPYPQVILPEFGGYWIEDPEAPPPTPPPTSTEIKEGEEKEGELRREDEQLLEDYGYQLEEISEAVRAYRKHFLGREHLNFSCTSSGLGNLLLSVRHEEEKEQESLHVIIRSRSKSVYHRLSLTELPDIPSVPELAKLLCEEAVGLRFSPVLYPKASQLIVNYDEHEVNNTFKFGVIYQRFGQVSEEELFSNNEETPGFQDFLQLLGDTVELQDFKGFRGGLDVSHGQTGSQSVYTLHRQQEIMFHVSTKLPFTEGDAQQLQRKRHIGNDIVAVVFQEEATPFVPDMIASNFLHAFILVQVEEPCSDSTSYKVSVTAREDVPLFGPPLPNPAVFRKGREFREFLLTKLINAELASYKSDRFARLEERTRAALLDSLHDDLQRRSQCMLGLTSEEEGRAENGHAHGGLLESIKRAMRGRSVSMETMSRGGANLPTSLSGGGLAHISAEFNVKSPVKRRSGLFPRLLSVDSQTDRHNPKSLLSEQRSFDSCHQTLEVKSEVPSNPSSPEVGQRDRIHTKKESGKISRSTSSSCSFSVPGDDTHLVTVTEESQSQLNVCRSPTELKNKNSPRSNLKFRFDKLSHSAAVSQQGH, encoded by the exons atggagagcgagaaagaggggagggagggagggagagagagagggagagaggaaagagagggcgacaagaggagagagagaacagacagaggcagagagagagacagagtggaagaggggagggaaagaggggagggagggagcgatgCTGTTCTCGGAGCGAAATGCTCCTCAGTAACCGAGAGTGATGCAACAATGCCACACGACCACTG TAAACAGGAGCTTCTCGCCATCTCCAATGTCCCCATTGCAGACtgccctccctcacccccccgcACTGCACCCCCCACCATGAAG TCGGCTAATTTCTTCGACACTATGGAAAGAATGGAG CAGGTGCCAGAAGCTGCTGAGATGAGGACAGTCCCTCAAAGACAGAAG GATGATTATATTCCTTATCCAAGGATTGAGGAG gtgctAGAGCGAGGCGGACCATATCCTCAGGTCATCCTACCTGAGTTTGGTGGGTACTGGATCGAGGATCCTGAggctcctccccccacacctcctcccacctccacagaaatcaaagagggggaggagaaagaaggagaaCTGAGAAGAGAAGATGAACAGCTACTAGAGGATTATGGCTATCAATTGGAGGAGATTAGCGAGGCTGTGCGAGCGTACAGAAAGCACTTCTTAGGCAGG gaACATTTAAACTTCTCTTGCACATCTAGTGGTCTGGGAAACCTGCTGTTGTCTGTGAGGcatgaagaggagaaggagcaggagtcTCTCCACGTCATCATTAG GTCTCGTTCGAAAAGTGTCTACCACAGATTGTCATTAACAGAGTTGCCTGACATTCCCAGTGTGCCAGAATTAGCTAAG TTGCTTTGTGAAGAAGCTGTGGGTCTGCGTTTCAGTCCTGTCCTCTACCCAAAG GCATCTCAGCTAATAGTGAACTACGATGAGCACGAGGTCAACAACACCTTCAAATTTGGGGTCATTTACCAAAGATTTGGTCAG GTGTCTGAAGAAGAGCTGTTCAGTAACAATGAAGAAACGCCTGGTTTCCAGGACTTCCTGCAGCTGTTGGGAGACAcggtggagctgcaggacttCAAGGG TTTTCGAGGAGGTCTGGATGTGTCACATGGTCAAACTGGTTCCCAGTCTGTCTACACCCTGCACAGACAGCAGGAGATCATGTTCCACGTGTCTACCAAGCTGCCCTTCACTGAGGGAGATGCACAGCAG ctgcagaggaaacggCACATAGGAAATGATATCGTAGCAGTTGTGTTCCAGGAAGAGGCCACACCTTTTGTCCCTGACATGATCGCTTCCAACTTCTTACATGCCTTCATCCTCGTGCAAGTGGAAGAGCCCTGTTCAGACAGCACCAGCTACAAG GTGTCGGTCACAGCACGGGAAGATGTGCCTCTGTTTGGACCACCTCTTCCAAATCCAGCTGTTTTTAGAAAG GGTCGGGAATTCAGAGAGTTTCTTCTGACTAAACTAATCAACGCAGAGCTCGCCTCTTACAAGAGTGACCGCTTCGCTCGGCTAGAG gaacgTACCCGAGCTGCCCTGCTGGACAGCCTCCATGACGACCTGCAGAGACGTtcccagtgcatgctgggattgacatcagaggaggaggggcgggcAGAGAATGGACATGCACATGGAGGTCTGCTGGAATCCATTAAG AGGGCCATGCGGGGGCGGAgcgtctccatggagaccatGTCACGGGGTGGAGCCAATCTGCCCACCAGTCTCAGTGGGGGGGGTCTGGCCCATATTAGTGCTGAG TTCAATGTCAAGTCCCCTGTAAAGAGACGTTCGGGGCTGTTTCCCCGTCTCCTGAGTGTTGACAgtcaaacagacagacacaaccccAAGAG ccTACTCAGTGAGCAGAGGAGTTTTGACTCCTGCCACCAGACCTTGGAGGTGAAGTCAGAGGTGCCGTCCAATCCCAGCTCTCCAGAGGTGGGACAACGGGacag GATCCACACGAAGAAGGAGAGCGGCAAAATTTCCAGATCGActtccagcagctgcagtttcAGTGTCCCTGGTGACGACACCCACCTG gtcaCGGTAACAGAAGAATCTCAAAGTCAGCTCAACGTCTGCCGCAGCCCCACAG AGCTGAAGAATAAAAACTCCCCCAGATCCAACCTGAAGTTTCGCTTTGACAAGTTGAGTCACTCTGCAGCGGTAAGTCAG CAGGGTCActaa
- the rap1gap2b gene encoding rap1 GTPase-activating protein 2b isoform X3 — translation MPHDHCKQELLAISNVPIADCPPSPPRTAPPTMKSANFFDTMERMEQVPEAAEMRTVPQRQKDDYIPYPRIEEVLERGGPYPQVILPEFGGYWIEDPEAPPPTPPPTSTEIKEGEEKEGELRREDEQLLEDYGYQLEEISEAVRAYRKHFLGREHLNFSCTSSGLGNLLLSVRHEEEKEQESLHVIIRSRSKSVYHRLSLTELPDIPSVPELAKLLCEEAVGLRFSPVLYPKASQLIVNYDEHEVNNTFKFGVIYQRFGQVSEEELFSNNEETPGFQDFLQLLGDTVELQDFKGFRGGLDVSHGQTGSQSVYTLHRQQEIMFHVSTKLPFTEGDAQQLQRKRHIGNDIVAVVFQEEATPFVPDMIASNFLHAFILVQVEEPCSDSTSYKVSVTAREDVPLFGPPLPNPAVFRKGREFREFLLTKLINAELASYKSDRFARLEERTRAALLDSLHDDLQRRSQCMLGLTSEEEGRAENGHAHGGLLESIKRAMRGRSVSMETMSRGGANLPTSLSGGGLAHISAEFNVKSPVKRRSGLFPRLLSVDSQTDRHNPKSLLSEQRSFDSCHQTLEVKSEVPSNPSSPEVGQRDRIHTKKESGKISRSTSSSCSFSVPGDDTHLVTVTEESQSQLNVCRSPTELKNKNSPRSNLKFRFDKLSHSAAQGH, via the exons ATGCCACACGACCACTG TAAACAGGAGCTTCTCGCCATCTCCAATGTCCCCATTGCAGACtgccctccctcacccccccgcACTGCACCCCCCACCATGAAG TCGGCTAATTTCTTCGACACTATGGAAAGAATGGAG CAGGTGCCAGAAGCTGCTGAGATGAGGACAGTCCCTCAAAGACAGAAG GATGATTATATTCCTTATCCAAGGATTGAGGAG gtgctAGAGCGAGGCGGACCATATCCTCAGGTCATCCTACCTGAGTTTGGTGGGTACTGGATCGAGGATCCTGAggctcctccccccacacctcctcccacctccacagaaatcaaagagggggaggagaaagaaggagaaCTGAGAAGAGAAGATGAACAGCTACTAGAGGATTATGGCTATCAATTGGAGGAGATTAGCGAGGCTGTGCGAGCGTACAGAAAGCACTTCTTAGGCAGG gaACATTTAAACTTCTCTTGCACATCTAGTGGTCTGGGAAACCTGCTGTTGTCTGTGAGGcatgaagaggagaaggagcaggagtcTCTCCACGTCATCATTAG GTCTCGTTCGAAAAGTGTCTACCACAGATTGTCATTAACAGAGTTGCCTGACATTCCCAGTGTGCCAGAATTAGCTAAG TTGCTTTGTGAAGAAGCTGTGGGTCTGCGTTTCAGTCCTGTCCTCTACCCAAAG GCATCTCAGCTAATAGTGAACTACGATGAGCACGAGGTCAACAACACCTTCAAATTTGGGGTCATTTACCAAAGATTTGGTCAG GTGTCTGAAGAAGAGCTGTTCAGTAACAATGAAGAAACGCCTGGTTTCCAGGACTTCCTGCAGCTGTTGGGAGACAcggtggagctgcaggacttCAAGGG TTTTCGAGGAGGTCTGGATGTGTCACATGGTCAAACTGGTTCCCAGTCTGTCTACACCCTGCACAGACAGCAGGAGATCATGTTCCACGTGTCTACCAAGCTGCCCTTCACTGAGGGAGATGCACAGCAG ctgcagaggaaacggCACATAGGAAATGATATCGTAGCAGTTGTGTTCCAGGAAGAGGCCACACCTTTTGTCCCTGACATGATCGCTTCCAACTTCTTACATGCCTTCATCCTCGTGCAAGTGGAAGAGCCCTGTTCAGACAGCACCAGCTACAAG GTGTCGGTCACAGCACGGGAAGATGTGCCTCTGTTTGGACCACCTCTTCCAAATCCAGCTGTTTTTAGAAAG GGTCGGGAATTCAGAGAGTTTCTTCTGACTAAACTAATCAACGCAGAGCTCGCCTCTTACAAGAGTGACCGCTTCGCTCGGCTAGAG gaacgTACCCGAGCTGCCCTGCTGGACAGCCTCCATGACGACCTGCAGAGACGTtcccagtgcatgctgggattgacatcagaggaggaggggcgggcAGAGAATGGACATGCACATGGAGGTCTGCTGGAATCCATTAAG AGGGCCATGCGGGGGCGGAgcgtctccatggagaccatGTCACGGGGTGGAGCCAATCTGCCCACCAGTCTCAGTGGGGGGGGTCTGGCCCATATTAGTGCTGAG TTCAATGTCAAGTCCCCTGTAAAGAGACGTTCGGGGCTGTTTCCCCGTCTCCTGAGTGTTGACAgtcaaacagacagacacaaccccAAGAG ccTACTCAGTGAGCAGAGGAGTTTTGACTCCTGCCACCAGACCTTGGAGGTGAAGTCAGAGGTGCCGTCCAATCCCAGCTCTCCAGAGGTGGGACAACGGGacag GATCCACACGAAGAAGGAGAGCGGCAAAATTTCCAGATCGActtccagcagctgcagtttcAGTGTCCCTGGTGACGACACCCACCTG gtcaCGGTAACAGAAGAATCTCAAAGTCAGCTCAACGTCTGCCGCAGCCCCACAG AGCTGAAGAATAAAAACTCCCCCAGATCCAACCTGAAGTTTCGCTTTGACAAGTTGAGTCACTCTGCAGCG CAGGGTCActaa
- the rap1gap2b gene encoding rap1 GTPase-activating protein 2b isoform X2 produces MPHDHCKQELLAISNVPIADCPPSPPRTAPPTMKSANFFDTMERMEQVPEAAEMRTVPQRQKDDYIPYPRIEEVLERGGPYPQVILPEFGGYWIEDPEAPPPTPPPTSTEIKEGEEKEGELRREDEQLLEDYGYQLEEISEAVRAYRKHFLGREHLNFSCTSSGLGNLLLSVRHEEEKEQESLHVIIRSRSKSVYHRLSLTELPDIPSVPELAKLLCEEAVGLRFSPVLYPKASQLIVNYDEHEVNNTFKFGVIYQRFGQVSEEELFSNNEETPGFQDFLQLLGDTVELQDFKGFRGGLDVSHGQTGSQSVYTLHRQQEIMFHVSTKLPFTEGDAQQLQRKRHIGNDIVAVVFQEEATPFVPDMIASNFLHAFILVQVEEPCSDSTSYKVSVTAREDVPLFGPPLPNPAVFRKGREFREFLLTKLINAELASYKSDRFARLEERTRAALLDSLHDDLQRRSQCMLGLTSEEEGRAENGHAHGGLLESIKRAMRGRSVSMETMSRGGANLPTSLSGGGLAHISAEFNVKSPVKRRSGLFPRLLSVDSQTDRHNPKSLLSEQRSFDSCHQTLEVKSEVPSNPSSPEVGQRDRIHTKKESGKISRSTSSSCSFSVPGDDTHLVTVTEESQSQLNVCRSPTELKNKNSPRSNLKFRFDKLSHSAAVSQGH; encoded by the exons ATGCCACACGACCACTG TAAACAGGAGCTTCTCGCCATCTCCAATGTCCCCATTGCAGACtgccctccctcacccccccgcACTGCACCCCCCACCATGAAG TCGGCTAATTTCTTCGACACTATGGAAAGAATGGAG CAGGTGCCAGAAGCTGCTGAGATGAGGACAGTCCCTCAAAGACAGAAG GATGATTATATTCCTTATCCAAGGATTGAGGAG gtgctAGAGCGAGGCGGACCATATCCTCAGGTCATCCTACCTGAGTTTGGTGGGTACTGGATCGAGGATCCTGAggctcctccccccacacctcctcccacctccacagaaatcaaagagggggaggagaaagaaggagaaCTGAGAAGAGAAGATGAACAGCTACTAGAGGATTATGGCTATCAATTGGAGGAGATTAGCGAGGCTGTGCGAGCGTACAGAAAGCACTTCTTAGGCAGG gaACATTTAAACTTCTCTTGCACATCTAGTGGTCTGGGAAACCTGCTGTTGTCTGTGAGGcatgaagaggagaaggagcaggagtcTCTCCACGTCATCATTAG GTCTCGTTCGAAAAGTGTCTACCACAGATTGTCATTAACAGAGTTGCCTGACATTCCCAGTGTGCCAGAATTAGCTAAG TTGCTTTGTGAAGAAGCTGTGGGTCTGCGTTTCAGTCCTGTCCTCTACCCAAAG GCATCTCAGCTAATAGTGAACTACGATGAGCACGAGGTCAACAACACCTTCAAATTTGGGGTCATTTACCAAAGATTTGGTCAG GTGTCTGAAGAAGAGCTGTTCAGTAACAATGAAGAAACGCCTGGTTTCCAGGACTTCCTGCAGCTGTTGGGAGACAcggtggagctgcaggacttCAAGGG TTTTCGAGGAGGTCTGGATGTGTCACATGGTCAAACTGGTTCCCAGTCTGTCTACACCCTGCACAGACAGCAGGAGATCATGTTCCACGTGTCTACCAAGCTGCCCTTCACTGAGGGAGATGCACAGCAG ctgcagaggaaacggCACATAGGAAATGATATCGTAGCAGTTGTGTTCCAGGAAGAGGCCACACCTTTTGTCCCTGACATGATCGCTTCCAACTTCTTACATGCCTTCATCCTCGTGCAAGTGGAAGAGCCCTGTTCAGACAGCACCAGCTACAAG GTGTCGGTCACAGCACGGGAAGATGTGCCTCTGTTTGGACCACCTCTTCCAAATCCAGCTGTTTTTAGAAAG GGTCGGGAATTCAGAGAGTTTCTTCTGACTAAACTAATCAACGCAGAGCTCGCCTCTTACAAGAGTGACCGCTTCGCTCGGCTAGAG gaacgTACCCGAGCTGCCCTGCTGGACAGCCTCCATGACGACCTGCAGAGACGTtcccagtgcatgctgggattgacatcagaggaggaggggcgggcAGAGAATGGACATGCACATGGAGGTCTGCTGGAATCCATTAAG AGGGCCATGCGGGGGCGGAgcgtctccatggagaccatGTCACGGGGTGGAGCCAATCTGCCCACCAGTCTCAGTGGGGGGGGTCTGGCCCATATTAGTGCTGAG TTCAATGTCAAGTCCCCTGTAAAGAGACGTTCGGGGCTGTTTCCCCGTCTCCTGAGTGTTGACAgtcaaacagacagacacaaccccAAGAG ccTACTCAGTGAGCAGAGGAGTTTTGACTCCTGCCACCAGACCTTGGAGGTGAAGTCAGAGGTGCCGTCCAATCCCAGCTCTCCAGAGGTGGGACAACGGGacag GATCCACACGAAGAAGGAGAGCGGCAAAATTTCCAGATCGActtccagcagctgcagtttcAGTGTCCCTGGTGACGACACCCACCTG gtcaCGGTAACAGAAGAATCTCAAAGTCAGCTCAACGTCTGCCGCAGCCCCACAG AGCTGAAGAATAAAAACTCCCCCAGATCCAACCTGAAGTTTCGCTTTGACAAGTTGAGTCACTCTGCAGCGGTAAGTCAG GGTCActaa
- the rap1gap2b gene encoding rap1 GTPase-activating protein 2b isoform X1, which yields MPHDHCKQELLAISNVPIADCPPSPPRTAPPTMKSANFFDTMERMEQVPEAAEMRTVPQRQKDDYIPYPRIEEVLERGGPYPQVILPEFGGYWIEDPEAPPPTPPPTSTEIKEGEEKEGELRREDEQLLEDYGYQLEEISEAVRAYRKHFLGREHLNFSCTSSGLGNLLLSVRHEEEKEQESLHVIIRSRSKSVYHRLSLTELPDIPSVPELAKLLCEEAVGLRFSPVLYPKASQLIVNYDEHEVNNTFKFGVIYQRFGQVSEEELFSNNEETPGFQDFLQLLGDTVELQDFKGFRGGLDVSHGQTGSQSVYTLHRQQEIMFHVSTKLPFTEGDAQQLQRKRHIGNDIVAVVFQEEATPFVPDMIASNFLHAFILVQVEEPCSDSTSYKVSVTAREDVPLFGPPLPNPAVFRKGREFREFLLTKLINAELASYKSDRFARLEERTRAALLDSLHDDLQRRSQCMLGLTSEEEGRAENGHAHGGLLESIKRAMRGRSVSMETMSRGGANLPTSLSGGGLAHISAEFNVKSPVKRRSGLFPRLLSVDSQTDRHNPKSLLSEQRSFDSCHQTLEVKSEVPSNPSSPEVGQRDRIHTKKESGKISRSTSSSCSFSVPGDDTHLVTVTEESQSQLNVCRSPTELKNKNSPRSNLKFRFDKLSHSAAVSQQGH from the exons ATGCCACACGACCACTG TAAACAGGAGCTTCTCGCCATCTCCAATGTCCCCATTGCAGACtgccctccctcacccccccgcACTGCACCCCCCACCATGAAG TCGGCTAATTTCTTCGACACTATGGAAAGAATGGAG CAGGTGCCAGAAGCTGCTGAGATGAGGACAGTCCCTCAAAGACAGAAG GATGATTATATTCCTTATCCAAGGATTGAGGAG gtgctAGAGCGAGGCGGACCATATCCTCAGGTCATCCTACCTGAGTTTGGTGGGTACTGGATCGAGGATCCTGAggctcctccccccacacctcctcccacctccacagaaatcaaagagggggaggagaaagaaggagaaCTGAGAAGAGAAGATGAACAGCTACTAGAGGATTATGGCTATCAATTGGAGGAGATTAGCGAGGCTGTGCGAGCGTACAGAAAGCACTTCTTAGGCAGG gaACATTTAAACTTCTCTTGCACATCTAGTGGTCTGGGAAACCTGCTGTTGTCTGTGAGGcatgaagaggagaaggagcaggagtcTCTCCACGTCATCATTAG GTCTCGTTCGAAAAGTGTCTACCACAGATTGTCATTAACAGAGTTGCCTGACATTCCCAGTGTGCCAGAATTAGCTAAG TTGCTTTGTGAAGAAGCTGTGGGTCTGCGTTTCAGTCCTGTCCTCTACCCAAAG GCATCTCAGCTAATAGTGAACTACGATGAGCACGAGGTCAACAACACCTTCAAATTTGGGGTCATTTACCAAAGATTTGGTCAG GTGTCTGAAGAAGAGCTGTTCAGTAACAATGAAGAAACGCCTGGTTTCCAGGACTTCCTGCAGCTGTTGGGAGACAcggtggagctgcaggacttCAAGGG TTTTCGAGGAGGTCTGGATGTGTCACATGGTCAAACTGGTTCCCAGTCTGTCTACACCCTGCACAGACAGCAGGAGATCATGTTCCACGTGTCTACCAAGCTGCCCTTCACTGAGGGAGATGCACAGCAG ctgcagaggaaacggCACATAGGAAATGATATCGTAGCAGTTGTGTTCCAGGAAGAGGCCACACCTTTTGTCCCTGACATGATCGCTTCCAACTTCTTACATGCCTTCATCCTCGTGCAAGTGGAAGAGCCCTGTTCAGACAGCACCAGCTACAAG GTGTCGGTCACAGCACGGGAAGATGTGCCTCTGTTTGGACCACCTCTTCCAAATCCAGCTGTTTTTAGAAAG GGTCGGGAATTCAGAGAGTTTCTTCTGACTAAACTAATCAACGCAGAGCTCGCCTCTTACAAGAGTGACCGCTTCGCTCGGCTAGAG gaacgTACCCGAGCTGCCCTGCTGGACAGCCTCCATGACGACCTGCAGAGACGTtcccagtgcatgctgggattgacatcagaggaggaggggcgggcAGAGAATGGACATGCACATGGAGGTCTGCTGGAATCCATTAAG AGGGCCATGCGGGGGCGGAgcgtctccatggagaccatGTCACGGGGTGGAGCCAATCTGCCCACCAGTCTCAGTGGGGGGGGTCTGGCCCATATTAGTGCTGAG TTCAATGTCAAGTCCCCTGTAAAGAGACGTTCGGGGCTGTTTCCCCGTCTCCTGAGTGTTGACAgtcaaacagacagacacaaccccAAGAG ccTACTCAGTGAGCAGAGGAGTTTTGACTCCTGCCACCAGACCTTGGAGGTGAAGTCAGAGGTGCCGTCCAATCCCAGCTCTCCAGAGGTGGGACAACGGGacag GATCCACACGAAGAAGGAGAGCGGCAAAATTTCCAGATCGActtccagcagctgcagtttcAGTGTCCCTGGTGACGACACCCACCTG gtcaCGGTAACAGAAGAATCTCAAAGTCAGCTCAACGTCTGCCGCAGCCCCACAG AGCTGAAGAATAAAAACTCCCCCAGATCCAACCTGAAGTTTCGCTTTGACAAGTTGAGTCACTCTGCAGCGGTAAGTCAG CAGGGTCActaa